ATACCTACCTAAAGATCAGCCTGAAGGCATCCAAGCCGACATCGTGGTAGCAAACATCCTTGCAGGCCCACTACGTGAGTTATCACCTGTGATCAAGAGCCTGATCAAAGATGGCGGCGAGCTAGCGATTTCTGGCGTACTAGAAAGCCAAGCAGAAGATGTATCGACTTACTACAGCGATGAACTAGCGTTAGATCCAGTTCAAGCGCGTGAAGAATGGTGTCGTATCTCAGGCCGTAAGGCATAATCAGCCCATTTTTAGGGCGCGTCCGCTGATTTTTATTTATAAAATAAAACGGTCAATTGATTGAAAATCATACGATTTTAAAAAACAAAATCATCATGCTCAATTATTGGCCTTTTCAGCAGAGCAAAAAATGCGTAAAATGCGCGCCCTTACTGGCACAGTCAGGTAGAGACATTTTGCAAATCGGTCCTTATCAACTTAAAAACCAGCTGATAGTCGCGCCTATGGCGGGTGTGACCGATCGGCCATTTCGTGAGTTATGCCTTCGCTACGGTGCTGGCATGGCTGTTAGCGAGATGATGTCGTCGAACCCAGATCTATGGAAGACGTCTAAATCGCTCAATCGTATGGTTCATGAAGGTGAATCAGGTATTCGTTCGGTTCAGATCGCAGGTGCTGATCCAAAGTTGATGGCTGAAGCTGCACAATTCAGTGTTGAAAACGGTGCGCAAATCATCGATATCAACATGGGTTGCCCAGCAAAGAAAGTAAACAAAAGATTAGCAGGCTCTGCGCTACTGCAATATCCCGATCTTGTTGAAGACATTCTTCGCACCGTCGTTGATGCAGTGGATGTTCCGGTAACGCTGAAAACGCGAACCGACTGGGACCTAGAAAATAGAAACTGTGTCGACATAGCCAAACTCGCGGAACAGTGTGGCATTCAAGCTCTCGCCCTTCATGGTCGAACCAAAGCTTGTATGTACAAAGGTGAAGCGGAATATGACTACATCAGAGCGGTGAAACAAGCCATCTCGATCCCGGTTATCGCTAACGGTGATATCGATAGCCCAGAAAAAGCGCGCTTTGTACTCGATTACACGGGTGCCGATGCTCTGATGATTGGCCGACCTGCA
The sequence above is a segment of the Photobacterium leiognathi genome. Coding sequences within it:
- the dusB gene encoding tRNA dihydrouridine synthase DusB; this translates as MQIGPYQLKNQLIVAPMAGVTDRPFRELCLRYGAGMAVSEMMSSNPDLWKTSKSLNRMVHEGESGIRSVQIAGADPKLMAEAAQFSVENGAQIIDINMGCPAKKVNKRLAGSALLQYPDLVEDILRTVVDAVDVPVTLKTRTDWDLENRNCVDIAKLAEQCGIQALALHGRTKACMYKGEAEYDYIRAVKQAISIPVIANGDIDSPEKARFVLDYTGADALMIGRPAQGKPWIFREIHHYLTTGEHLAAPSIDEVSEIMLGHVQELHQFYGEYLGLRIARKHVSWYLKEHAPAGDFRQTFNAIEDAQQQLDALQGYFENVA